A genomic region of Globicephala melas chromosome 9, mGloMel1.2, whole genome shotgun sequence contains the following coding sequences:
- the CALD1 gene encoding caldesmon isoform X4: protein MLGGSGSQGRRSLAVLSQIAYQRNDDDEEEAARERRRRARQERLRQKQEEESLGQVTDQVEVNTQNSVPDEEVKTTTTDTQVEADDEAALLERLARREERRQKRLQEALERQKDSDPTIADASLLLPSRRMQNNTAENEMAEKEEKSESRRERYEIEETETVTKSHQKNDWMDAEEKKEEEKEKEEEEEEEKPKQGSIEENQVEVVAEEKAAETQEETVMSLKNGQIGTDEPKTEEEREKGSHEIPHNEKMEQEARERAEAERARLEAEERERIKIEQEQKIAEEKARKEAEEKAAAQERERQEAKERERIKEEERRAAEERQRAKERERIKEEERRAAEERQRAKAEEEERAKIEEQKRKKQLEEKKREMQEKKIKGEKVEEKTEGKWVNEKKVQEDKLQTAVQKKQEEERGAKMQAKRGKSQEDKPTFKKEEIKDEKTKRDKESKEVKSFLDGKKGFTEMKSQNGEFMTHKLKHTENTFSRPGGRASEAKEAEGASQVEAGKRLEELRRRRGETESEEFEKLKQKQQEAALELEELKKKREERRKVLEEEGQRRKQEEAERRVREEEEKRRLKEEIERRRAEAAEKRQKMPEDGLSDDKKPFKCFTPKGSSLKIEERAEFLNKSVQKSSGVKPTHQAAVVSKIDSRLEQYTSAIEGTKTAKPTKPAASDLPVPAEGVRNIKSMWEKGNVFSSPTASGTPNKETAGLKVGVSSRINEWLTKTPDGNKSPAPKPSDLRPGDVSGKRNLWEKQSVDKVTSPTKQV from the exons AATCGCCTACCAGCGGAACGACGATGATGAGGAAGAGGCCGCCCGGGAACGGCGCCGCCGTGCCCGGCAGGAAAGGCTGCggcagaagcaagaggaagaaTCCTTGGGACAGGTGACTGACCAAGTGGAGGTCAATACCCAGAACAG TGTGCCCGACGAGGAGGTCAAGACGACCACCACAGACACTCAGGTGGAGGCCGACGATGAGGCTGCACTCCTGGAGCGCCTGGCCCGGCGGGAGGAAAGACGCCAGAAACGCCTCCAGGAAGCACTGGAGCGCCAAAAGGATTCTGACCCAACAATAGCAGATGCAAGTTTGTTGCTACCCAGCAGAAGAATGCAAAACAACACAGCAGAAAATGAAatggcagagaaggaagaaaaaagcgaAAGTCGCCGGGAGAGATACGAGATAgaggaaacagaaacagtcaCCAAGTCCCACCAGAAGAATGATTGGATGGATgctgaagagaaaaaggaagaagaaaaagaaaaggaggaagaagaggaagaggagaagccaAAGCAAGGGAGCATTGAAGAAAATCAGGTAGAGGTGGTGGCAGAAGAGAAAGCAGCAGAAACCCAGGAGGAAACAGTAATGtcattgaaaaatgggcagatcgGTACAGATGAGCCtaagacagaagaggagagggaaaaaggcTCACATGAGATTCCCCATAATGAAAAGATGGAACAGGAAGCAAGGGAAAGAGCTGAGGCAGAAAGGGCCAGGttggaagcagaagaaagagagagaattaaaatCGAGCAAGAACAAAAAATAGCAGAGGAGAAAGCgagaaaggaagcagaagaaaaagcagctgcacaagagagagaaagacaggaggcaaaggagagggaaaggattaaggaggaggagagaagggcagcagaggagaggcagagggcaaaggagagggaaaggattaaggaggaggagagaagggcagcagaggagaggcagagggcaaaggcagaggaagaagagagagctaagATAGAAGAGCAAAAACGTAAGAAGcaactagaagagaaaaaaagggaaatgcaagagaaaaagataaaaggggaaaaggtagaggagaaaacagaagggAAGTGGGTCAATGAAAAGAAAGTACAAGAAGATAAACTTCAGACAGCTGTCCAAAAGAAACAG gaagaagaaaggggggcTAAAATGCAAGCTAAAAGAGGAAAGTCCCAAGAAGACAAGCCTACCTTCAAAAAAGAAGAG ATCAAAGATGAGAAGACTAAAAGGgacaaagaaagcaaagaagttaAGAGCTTCTTGGATGGAAAGAAGGGATTTACAGAAATGAAGTCGCAGAATGGAGAATTCATGACCCACAAACTTAAACACACTGAGAATACTTTCAG CCGCCCTGGAGGGAGGGCCAGCGAGGCCAAGGAGGCTGAAGGTGCTTCCCAAGTGGAAGCCGGCAAGCGGCTGGAGGAGCTGCGCCGCCGCCGCGGGGAAACTGAAAGCGAGGAGTTCGAGAAGCTCAAGCAGAAGCAGCAGGAGGCGGCCTTGGAGCTGGAGGAGctgaagaagaagagggaggagcGAAGGAaggtcctggaggaggaggggcagaggaggaagcaggaggaagCCGAGCGGAGAGTCAGAGAGGAG gaagagaagaggaggCTAAAGGAAGAGATTGAAAGGCGAAGGGCAGAAGCTGCTGAGAAACGCCAAAAGATGCCAGAAGATGGCTTATCAGATGACAAGAAGCCCTTCAAGTGTTTCACTCCTAAAGGTTCATCTCTCAAG ATAGAAGAGCGAGCAGAATTTTTGAATAAATCTGTGCAGAAAAG CAGTGGTGTTAAACCAACTCATCAAGCAGCAGTAGTCTCCAAGATTGACAGCAGACTGGAGCAATACACCAGTGCAATTGAG GGAACAAAAACTGCAAAACCTACGAAGCCAGCAGCCTCGGACCTTCCTGTTCCTGCCGAAGGTGTCCGCAACATCAAGAGCATGTGGGAGAAAGGCAATGTGTTCTCATCACCCACTGCATCAGGCACGCCAAATAAG GAAACAGCTGGCTTAAAGGTGGGGGTCTCCAGCCGCATCAATGAATGGCTTACCAAAACCCCAGATGGAAACAAGTCACCTGCTCCCAAACCTTCT GATTTGAGGCCAGGAGACGTATCTGGCAAGCGGAACCTCTGGGAAAAGCAATCTGTGGACAAGGTCACTTCCCCCACTAAG CAGGTCTGA
- the CALD1 gene encoding caldesmon isoform X5 — MDDFERRRELRRQKREEMRLEAERIAYQRNDDDEEEAARERRRRARQERLRQKQEEESLGQVTDQVEVNTQNSVPDEEVKTTTTDTQVEADDEAALLERLARREERRQKRLQEALERQKDSDPTIADASLLLPSRRMQNNTAENEMAEKEEKSESRRERYEIEETETVTKSHQKNDWMDAEEKKEEEKEKEEEEEEEKPKQGSIEENQVEVVAEEKAAETQEETVMSLKNGQIGTDEPKTEEEREKGSHEIPHNEKMEQEARERAEAERARLEAEERERIKIEQEQKIAEEKARKEAEEKAAAQERERQEAKERERIKEEERRAAEERQRAKERERIKEEERRAAEERQRAKAEEEERAKIEEQKRKKQLEEKKREMQEKKIKGEKVEEKTEGKWVNEKKVQEDKLQTAVQKKQIKDEKTKRDKESKEVKSFLDGKKGFTEMKSQNGEFMTHKLKHTENTFSRPGGRASEAKEAEGASQVEAGKRLEELRRRRGETESEEFEKLKQKQQEAALELEELKKKREERRKVLEEEGQRRKQEEAERRVREEEEKRRLKEEIERRRAEAAEKRQKMPEDGLSDDKKPFKCFTPKGSSLKIEERAEFLNKSVQKSSGVKPTHQAAVVSKIDSRLEQYTSAIEGTKTAKPTKPAASDLPVPAEGVRNIKSMWEKGNVFSSPTASGTPNKETAGLKVGVSSRINEWLTKTPDGNKSPAPKPSDLRPGDVSGKRNLWEKQSVDKVTSPTKQV; from the exons AATCGCCTACCAGCGGAACGACGATGATGAGGAAGAGGCCGCCCGGGAACGGCGCCGCCGTGCCCGGCAGGAAAGGCTGCggcagaagcaagaggaagaaTCCTTGGGACAGGTGACTGACCAAGTGGAGGTCAATACCCAGAACAG TGTGCCCGACGAGGAGGTCAAGACGACCACCACAGACACTCAGGTGGAGGCCGACGATGAGGCTGCACTCCTGGAGCGCCTGGCCCGGCGGGAGGAAAGACGCCAGAAACGCCTCCAGGAAGCACTGGAGCGCCAAAAGGATTCTGACCCAACAATAGCAGATGCAAGTTTGTTGCTACCCAGCAGAAGAATGCAAAACAACACAGCAGAAAATGAAatggcagagaaggaagaaaaaagcgaAAGTCGCCGGGAGAGATACGAGATAgaggaaacagaaacagtcaCCAAGTCCCACCAGAAGAATGATTGGATGGATgctgaagagaaaaaggaagaagaaaaagaaaaggaggaagaagaggaagaggagaagccaAAGCAAGGGAGCATTGAAGAAAATCAGGTAGAGGTGGTGGCAGAAGAGAAAGCAGCAGAAACCCAGGAGGAAACAGTAATGtcattgaaaaatgggcagatcgGTACAGATGAGCCtaagacagaagaggagagggaaaaaggcTCACATGAGATTCCCCATAATGAAAAGATGGAACAGGAAGCAAGGGAAAGAGCTGAGGCAGAAAGGGCCAGGttggaagcagaagaaagagagagaattaaaatCGAGCAAGAACAAAAAATAGCAGAGGAGAAAGCgagaaaggaagcagaagaaaaagcagctgcacaagagagagaaagacaggaggcaaaggagagggaaaggattaaggaggaggagagaagggcagcagaggagaggcagagggcaaaggagagggaaaggattaaggaggaggagagaagggcagcagaggagaggcagagggcaaaggcagaggaagaagagagagctaagATAGAAGAGCAAAAACGTAAGAAGcaactagaagagaaaaaaagggaaatgcaagagaaaaagataaaaggggaaaaggtagaggagaaaacagaagggAAGTGGGTCAATGAAAAGAAAGTACAAGAAGATAAACTTCAGACAGCTGTCCAAAAGAAACAG ATCAAAGATGAGAAGACTAAAAGGgacaaagaaagcaaagaagttaAGAGCTTCTTGGATGGAAAGAAGGGATTTACAGAAATGAAGTCGCAGAATGGAGAATTCATGACCCACAAACTTAAACACACTGAGAATACTTTCAG CCGCCCTGGAGGGAGGGCCAGCGAGGCCAAGGAGGCTGAAGGTGCTTCCCAAGTGGAAGCCGGCAAGCGGCTGGAGGAGCTGCGCCGCCGCCGCGGGGAAACTGAAAGCGAGGAGTTCGAGAAGCTCAAGCAGAAGCAGCAGGAGGCGGCCTTGGAGCTGGAGGAGctgaagaagaagagggaggagcGAAGGAaggtcctggaggaggaggggcagaggaggaagcaggaggaagCCGAGCGGAGAGTCAGAGAGGAG gaagagaagaggaggCTAAAGGAAGAGATTGAAAGGCGAAGGGCAGAAGCTGCTGAGAAACGCCAAAAGATGCCAGAAGATGGCTTATCAGATGACAAGAAGCCCTTCAAGTGTTTCACTCCTAAAGGTTCATCTCTCAAG ATAGAAGAGCGAGCAGAATTTTTGAATAAATCTGTGCAGAAAAG CAGTGGTGTTAAACCAACTCATCAAGCAGCAGTAGTCTCCAAGATTGACAGCAGACTGGAGCAATACACCAGTGCAATTGAG GGAACAAAAACTGCAAAACCTACGAAGCCAGCAGCCTCGGACCTTCCTGTTCCTGCCGAAGGTGTCCGCAACATCAAGAGCATGTGGGAGAAAGGCAATGTGTTCTCATCACCCACTGCATCAGGCACGCCAAATAAG GAAACAGCTGGCTTAAAGGTGGGGGTCTCCAGCCGCATCAATGAATGGCTTACCAAAACCCCAGATGGAAACAAGTCACCTGCTCCCAAACCTTCT GATTTGAGGCCAGGAGACGTATCTGGCAAGCGGAACCTCTGGGAAAAGCAATCTGTGGACAAGGTCACTTCCCCCACTAAG CAGGTCTGA